In the Synechococcus sp. UW179A genome, one interval contains:
- the hemJ gene encoding protoporphyrinogen oxidase HemJ has translation MSLPPEAYLWFKTLHIVGVVVWFAGLFYLVRLFIYHVEAKELEPELRGPFQQQYSLMEKRLANIITTPGMVVAVSMAICLLIAQPAWLQQGWMHAKLAFVAALLAYHAFCYRVMAQLQAGTFNWNGKQLRALNELPTLLLVIVVMLVVFKTQFPTSAATWFIVALVVFMAGSIQFYARWRRLRAEAAALEAAAINAAGNAAGNEASSTEASHAG, from the coding sequence ATGTCGCTTCCCCCTGAGGCCTATCTCTGGTTCAAAACACTGCACATCGTTGGTGTGGTGGTTTGGTTTGCAGGCCTCTTCTATCTCGTGAGGCTGTTCATCTATCACGTGGAGGCGAAAGAGCTGGAACCCGAGCTGCGCGGGCCGTTCCAGCAGCAATACAGCTTGATGGAGAAACGCCTTGCCAACATCATCACGACCCCAGGGATGGTGGTCGCGGTTTCGATGGCGATCTGTTTGCTGATTGCCCAGCCTGCCTGGCTTCAGCAGGGCTGGATGCACGCCAAGCTTGCTTTTGTGGCAGCTTTGCTGGCTTATCACGCGTTCTGCTACCGGGTGATGGCTCAGTTGCAGGCCGGCACGTTCAACTGGAATGGAAAACAGTTGAGGGCCCTGAATGAGCTGCCGACGTTGCTGCTGGTGATCGTGGTGATGCTGGTGGTGTTCAAGACCCAGTTCCCCACCAGTGCTGCCACCTGGTTCATCGTTGCGCTGGTGGTGTTCATGGCGGGCTCGATTCAGTTTTATGCTCGCTGGCGCCGGCTTCGTGCTGAGGCCGCTGCCCTTGAAGCTGCAGCGATCAATGCCGCTGGTAATGCTGCTGGAAATGAAGCCTCCTCCACAGAGGCTTCCCATGCCGGCTGA
- a CDS encoding PHP domain-containing protein, translated as MPADHHPLRSVLETVGPDSCPGEFNFHCHTLCSDGSLEPLALIRQASAKGLTQLAVTDHHSSASFLPMQDWLKEQRDLGETVPTLWSGMEISAIMRGCLVHVLALGFEPAHRSLAVYNHGDAAVGEALRAESVCKAIHEAGGLAILAHPGRYRVGFADLIDAAAELGFDGGEAWYDYDMQPRWSWSPLVCEAIDRRLKNLGLLRTCGTDSHGLDLEGR; from the coding sequence ATGCCGGCTGATCACCATCCGCTGAGGTCTGTCCTGGAGACAGTTGGACCCGACAGCTGTCCAGGTGAGTTCAATTTTCATTGCCATACCCTCTGCAGTGACGGGAGTCTTGAACCTCTTGCTCTGATCCGGCAGGCGTCCGCCAAGGGACTCACTCAACTGGCTGTGACCGATCACCATTCCAGTGCGTCCTTCCTACCCATGCAGGACTGGCTCAAAGAGCAGCGTGATCTTGGAGAGACGGTTCCGACTCTCTGGAGTGGCATGGAAATTAGTGCAATCATGCGCGGTTGCCTGGTCCACGTTCTTGCACTCGGTTTCGAACCTGCCCACAGGTCACTCGCTGTTTACAACCACGGTGATGCCGCTGTCGGTGAAGCTCTCAGAGCTGAGAGCGTCTGTAAGGCGATTCATGAGGCAGGAGGTTTAGCGATTCTTGCCCATCCAGGCCGCTACAGAGTCGGCTTCGCTGACTTGATTGATGCCGCTGCAGAACTTGGGTTTGATGGTGGTGAAGCCTGGTACGACTACGACATGCAACCACGTTGGAGCTGGTCTCCTTTGGTCTGCGAAGCCATTGATCGCCGCTTGAAGAACCTTGGCCTTTTGCGTACGTGTGGAACAGACAGCCACGGCTTGGACCTTGAAGGTCGCTAA
- the cobN gene encoding cobaltochelatase subunit CobN encodes MHRLSSLPGADTDGPISYVEQPTAPVLFLTSASSDISALSRVLDTQKQVFWQNRIRALPLEALSHPAQIDHYLAVCTGETQLIVIRLLGGRGHWSYGLEQCCTWLSKQPERQLLVLSGTPEQDQDLHPLSSQPEPFCDAMALLLREGGADNLQRWLDGLQWILPRAAGEKSAMDPPQLTLTASPDPDPYDWRQEEGTPIGVLLYRAHRQSADVHWCDVLLETLRAQGLVPKALWVSSLRDPAIQRAVNDLYRQQSVELVITSTSFASVQFSEAGLGAPLWDDLDRPVLQMLSSGRSRERWQDSFQGLDPIDLSLQVVLPELDGRITTRIGAFREVDHADERLCTAVKRLEPDSAGLNWIAEHARAWVELRSTEPAHRSLALVLANYPLRNGRLANGVGLDTPASCLNILRWLREDGFDLGEQLLPKDSDLLIQQVLNGRTNDPESHNRPPLTYLPLSHYQRWWTSLPEEAKSPIRKRWGEPKDAVDLEPCGFAIHGVQFGRVVVLVQPSRGYDADQLSDLHSPDLPPPHRYLAQYLWLREIHHCQLMLHVGKHGSAEWLPGKSVGLSPCCAPGLALGAIPHLYPFIVNDPGEGSQAKRRGHAVILDHLTPPLGRAGLHGHMLSLESLLDEYIEARQLGASRCEQIQHQLIQLLIELNWPSIQTIQAKQSSSADIGDLLEQVEAYLCELKEAQIKTGLHRLGDDPQPKQLAELLLAIARSPASDRPGLTQWMSRSVGLECDPWKDEDGALLSDQDRRILERHGCLMPRRLSDAVEWIENQAEQLLLQLIDGNASDQHHDAKPLNNCFEQLLSSETLPGPLQFIKTDLWPRLQLSASHERQALLAAAAGRRIASGPSGAPTRGRDDVLPTGRNFYSVDLRGLPTEAAWDLGRRSAEQLLDLYELEEGEPLRHLALSVWGTATMRNGGEDIAQMFALIGVRPVWDGPTRRMVDLELIPLRLLERPRVDVTLRMSGLFRDAFPQLLAWIDRALLMVAGLDEADRDNPLAALTRSRGPQARLFGSAPGSYGAGLQALIDSGQWEGRDDLGEAYLAWSSWSYNAAAKAHDDRVGLEQALKNVQVVLHNQDNREHDLLDSDDYYQFQGGLAAAVNRVSGNDPKVFFADHSRSERLRIHPLDREIDKVVRSRLLNPRWIEGMKQHGYKGAFEMGASLDYLFAYDATTGAVPNWCYSQIAESWLLNPDVRDFLLQRNPWVMRDMAERCLEAATRGLWGDPDATLLEEIRRALLDSERAVEGGSISA; translated from the coding sequence ATGCATCGCTTAAGTAGCCTGCCGGGGGCGGATACCGATGGGCCGATCTCCTACGTGGAGCAACCCACTGCGCCGGTGTTGTTTCTCACCAGCGCCAGCTCGGACATTTCTGCCCTGTCAAGGGTTCTGGATACACAGAAGCAAGTGTTCTGGCAGAACCGCATCCGTGCGCTGCCACTCGAGGCCCTCTCCCATCCAGCTCAGATCGATCATTACCTGGCCGTCTGCACGGGCGAGACGCAGCTGATCGTGATCAGACTGCTCGGCGGTCGTGGTCACTGGTCCTACGGCCTTGAGCAGTGCTGCACATGGCTTTCAAAGCAACCGGAACGGCAGCTGCTTGTTCTGTCAGGCACGCCGGAACAGGACCAAGACCTGCACCCACTCAGCAGCCAGCCAGAGCCCTTCTGTGATGCCATGGCACTGCTGTTGCGGGAAGGAGGAGCAGACAACCTGCAGCGTTGGCTCGATGGTTTGCAATGGATTCTCCCCAGGGCAGCAGGCGAGAAATCTGCCATGGATCCTCCCCAACTGACGCTCACGGCCAGCCCCGATCCCGACCCCTACGACTGGCGACAGGAAGAAGGGACGCCAATCGGCGTGCTTCTTTACCGCGCCCATCGTCAATCAGCCGATGTTCACTGGTGCGATGTTCTGCTCGAAACCCTGCGAGCGCAGGGTTTGGTGCCAAAAGCGCTCTGGGTGAGCAGCCTGCGTGATCCAGCCATACAGAGGGCTGTGAACGATCTGTACCGGCAACAATCCGTGGAGCTAGTGATTACCTCCACATCATTCGCATCTGTTCAGTTCTCGGAGGCAGGTTTGGGTGCACCTCTCTGGGATGACCTAGATCGTCCTGTTCTACAGATGCTGAGCTCCGGACGTTCCCGTGAGCGCTGGCAGGACTCGTTTCAAGGACTTGATCCCATTGATTTATCGCTTCAGGTCGTTCTGCCGGAACTGGATGGTCGAATCACAACGCGCATTGGCGCCTTCCGCGAAGTGGACCATGCGGACGAGCGTTTGTGCACAGCGGTCAAGCGGTTGGAGCCTGATAGCGCTGGCCTGAACTGGATTGCCGAACACGCCAGGGCCTGGGTTGAACTGCGTTCAACGGAACCCGCACATCGTTCACTCGCTCTGGTCTTGGCGAATTATCCACTCAGGAACGGCCGCTTGGCGAATGGCGTTGGTCTCGATACGCCCGCCAGCTGTCTCAACATCCTGCGCTGGCTTCGCGAGGACGGGTTCGATCTGGGTGAGCAGCTTCTACCGAAGGATTCTGATCTCCTGATTCAACAGGTGCTCAACGGTCGAACCAACGATCCGGAAAGTCACAACAGGCCACCACTTACCTACCTACCGCTTTCTCACTATCAGCGCTGGTGGACATCGCTGCCTGAGGAAGCCAAGTCACCGATCCGGAAACGCTGGGGCGAACCCAAGGATGCTGTTGATCTTGAGCCTTGCGGCTTCGCAATCCACGGCGTGCAATTCGGCCGTGTGGTTGTTTTGGTGCAGCCCAGTCGTGGCTATGACGCTGATCAGCTCAGTGATCTGCATTCTCCGGATCTTCCCCCTCCCCATCGCTATTTGGCTCAGTACCTCTGGCTGCGGGAGATCCACCACTGTCAACTGATGCTGCATGTGGGCAAGCACGGCAGTGCTGAATGGCTGCCGGGGAAGTCAGTGGGGCTTAGTCCATGCTGTGCGCCTGGGCTCGCGCTGGGTGCGATCCCCCATCTCTATCCCTTCATCGTCAACGATCCAGGCGAGGGTTCTCAGGCCAAACGCCGAGGGCATGCCGTGATCCTGGACCACCTCACCCCTCCCCTCGGCCGGGCTGGTCTGCACGGACACATGCTGTCTTTGGAGTCACTTCTGGATGAATACATCGAAGCGCGGCAACTCGGTGCCTCTCGTTGCGAGCAGATCCAACACCAGTTGATCCAACTGCTGATCGAACTGAACTGGCCATCGATACAAACCATTCAGGCAAAGCAAAGCTCGTCTGCAGACATCGGCGACCTGCTGGAACAGGTGGAGGCCTACTTGTGCGAACTCAAGGAAGCGCAGATCAAGACCGGCCTGCATCGCCTGGGTGATGATCCCCAACCGAAGCAACTGGCCGAGTTGCTGCTGGCAATCGCCCGCTCCCCGGCGTCTGATCGCCCCGGGCTGACCCAATGGATGAGTCGCAGTGTCGGCCTGGAATGCGATCCCTGGAAGGACGAGGACGGAGCTCTGTTGTCAGATCAGGATCGGCGCATCCTGGAACGCCATGGCTGCCTCATGCCCAGACGACTCAGTGATGCAGTGGAGTGGATCGAAAATCAGGCCGAGCAGCTTCTGCTGCAGCTGATCGACGGCAACGCATCGGATCAGCATCACGATGCGAAGCCACTGAACAACTGCTTTGAGCAACTGTTGAGCTCAGAGACCTTGCCAGGTCCACTTCAGTTCATCAAGACTGATCTCTGGCCCCGATTGCAGCTATCCGCCAGTCATGAGCGCCAGGCCTTGCTGGCGGCGGCGGCCGGCCGGCGTATCGCCAGCGGTCCCTCCGGTGCACCAACCCGTGGACGGGATGATGTATTGCCGACAGGGCGCAACTTCTATTCCGTAGATCTTCGTGGTCTGCCAACAGAAGCGGCATGGGATCTGGGTCGCCGCAGCGCCGAACAGTTGCTGGATCTTTACGAACTCGAGGAGGGCGAACCCCTGCGGCACCTGGCCTTATCGGTCTGGGGAACAGCCACCATGCGCAATGGAGGCGAAGACATCGCGCAGATGTTTGCCCTGATCGGCGTGCGGCCCGTCTGGGATGGCCCGACACGACGCATGGTGGATCTTGAGTTGATTCCCTTGCGCCTGCTGGAGCGACCACGCGTGGATGTCACTCTGCGCATGTCGGGTCTGTTCCGGGATGCCTTTCCACAGCTGCTGGCCTGGATCGATCGCGCATTGTTGATGGTGGCTGGGCTTGATGAAGCCGACAGGGACAATCCCTTGGCAGCTCTCACACGCAGCCGGGGGCCTCAGGCTCGTCTGTTCGGATCGGCACCAGGCTCCTATGGCGCTGGTCTTCAGGCCTTGATCGACTCAGGTCAGTGGGAAGGGCGTGATGATCTTGGAGAGGCTTATCTGGCCTGGAGTTCCTGGAGCTATAACGCCGCAGCGAAAGCCCATGACGACCGGGTGGGACTCGAACAGGCTCTCAAAAACGTTCAGGTTGTGCTGCACAACCAAGACAACAGGGAGCACGACCTGCTCGATTCCGATGACTACTACCAGTTTCAGGGGGGATTAGCCGCTGCAGTGAACCGAGTCAGCGGCAACGATCCGAAAGTGTTCTTTGCTGATCACTCCCGAAGCGAGCGATTAAGGATTCATCCTCTGGATCGGGAAATTGACAAGGTGGTCCGCAGCCGACTGCTTAACCCCCGCTGGATCGAGGGGATGAAGCAGCACGGATACAAGGGTGCTTTCGAGATGGGTGCAAGCCTTGATTATCTGTTCGCCTACGACGCCACCACCGGTGCAGTACCAAATTGGTGTTACAGCCAAATCGCTGAAAGCTGGCTGCTTAATCCAGATGTCAGAGACTTTCTGCTGCAACGGAATCCATGGGTCATGAGAGACATGGCAGAACGCTGTTTGGAAGCAGCGACAAGGGGTCTCTGGGGGGACCCAGACGCCACCCTTCTCGAGGAGATCAGACGCGCGTTACTTGACTCAGAACGAGCGGTTGAAGGAGGCAGCATCAGCGCCTGA
- a CDS encoding branched-chain amino acid transaminase: MHQFLPYAWFQGRCVPFEDAKVSVATHALHYGTGAFGGMRAIPDPIKPGGMLLFRADRHARRLSQSAHLLMADLSEETVMQGLTTMLHANKPTTPIYLRPFVYTSDLGIAPRLHNIETDFLIYGLELGDYLSPDGVSCRISSWTRQEDRSLPLRGKISGAYITSSLAKSEAVASGFDEALLMNTRGKVSEASGMNLFIVRDGKLITPGVDQDILEGITRASVIELAKGMGIEVIERPVDKTELFIADEVFLTGTAAKISPIRQLESTLLSKHRPLMEALRSKLVAITEGRDEHYAHWVTRIDLKG, encoded by the coding sequence ATGCACCAGTTCCTTCCCTACGCCTGGTTCCAGGGACGCTGCGTTCCTTTCGAGGACGCCAAGGTGTCGGTGGCGACGCATGCATTGCATTACGGAACTGGAGCCTTTGGTGGGATGCGGGCCATTCCCGATCCGATCAAACCCGGAGGAATGCTCTTGTTCCGTGCCGACCGTCATGCTCGTCGGCTGTCTCAGAGCGCCCATCTGTTGATGGCTGATCTCAGTGAAGAGACCGTGATGCAAGGACTGACAACCATGCTTCATGCCAACAAGCCCACCACGCCGATTTATCTGAGGCCATTCGTCTACACGAGTGATCTCGGAATCGCGCCAAGGCTGCACAACATCGAAACCGATTTTCTGATCTATGGGCTGGAGCTGGGTGACTATCTCTCTCCGGATGGAGTGAGTTGTCGGATTAGCAGCTGGACCCGCCAGGAAGATCGCTCACTGCCACTGCGCGGCAAGATTAGCGGTGCCTATATCACCAGCTCGCTGGCCAAGTCTGAGGCTGTCGCCAGCGGCTTTGACGAAGCCCTGCTGATGAACACCCGAGGCAAGGTGAGTGAAGCCAGCGGCATGAATCTGTTCATCGTCCGTGACGGCAAACTGATTACCCCAGGTGTGGATCAGGACATCCTCGAGGGGATCACACGAGCAAGCGTGATCGAACTTGCCAAGGGCATGGGCATCGAGGTGATTGAACGGCCAGTCGACAAGACCGAGCTGTTCATCGCTGATGAGGTGTTTTTGACGGGAACAGCGGCCAAGATCAGTCCGATTCGCCAGCTGGAATCAACGCTTCTCTCGAAACACAGACCCCTGATGGAGGCGCTGCGCTCCAAGCTGGTGGCCATCACAGAAGGTCGAGATGAGCACTATGCCCACTGGGTCACACGCATCGATCTGAAGGGCTGA
- the metH gene encoding methionine synthase — MQAVQTKSITESSRFLKRLHDPSRPVLVFDGATGTSLQQMDLSADDFGGEVLEGCNENLVVTRPDAVQAVHRQFLEAGCDVIETDTFGAASVVLAEYDLEDQAFVLNKRAAELAREIADEYSTAEKPRFVAGSMGPTTKLPTLGHIDFDTLRASFRDQAAGLIAGDVDLFIIETCQDVLQIKAALQGVEDAFSASGQRRPLMVSVTMETTGTMLVGSDIAAVVSILEPFPIDVLGLNCATGPEQMKEHIKYLAEYSPFVVSCIPNAGLPENIGGVAHYRLTPIELKMQLMHFVEDLGVQVIGGCCGTTPAHIKALSEISDELKPADRHVRTHHLERQQLGYEPAAASLYGATPYFQDNSFLIIGERLNASGSKKVRELLNEEDWDGLVGLARGQVKENAHVLDVNVDYVGRDGEKDMHELVTRVVTNVNLPLMLDSTEWQKMEAGLKVAGGKCILNSTNYEDGDERFFKVLELARRYGAAVVVGTIDEEGMARTAEKKVAIAKRAYRDAVEFGIPAREIFYDPLALPISTGIEEDRRNAIETIEAIRQIRSELPGVHVVLGVSNVSFGLSPAARITLNSVFLHDCCEAGMDAAIVSPAKILPLIKIEEGHQQVCRDLINDSRRFDGDVCIYDPLTELTTLFEGVSTKEARSSGPSLADLPVEERLKQHIIDGERIGLEDALNEGLENYKPLEIVNTFLLDGMKVVGELFGSGQMQLPFVLQSAETMKSAVAFLEPHMEKSDGARSAKAKFLIATVKGDVHDIGKNLVDIILTNNGYEVINLGIKQDVGAIIAAQEEHQADCIAMSGLLVKSTAFMKDNLSAFNEAGITVPVVLGGAALTPRFVNKDCSEVYNGKVLYGRDAFTDLRFMDAFVDARQSDAWDNEKGFLNGTPEGLSLGGDLGSSSEPGTTDDSTPSETLKQAKVDSVPVSFDRSETVPEEAAVQPLFLGPKVLQGDAEIPLPEVMAYLDRQALFAGQWQMRKVKGQSREDYEADLQAKAEPVLQAWLERAIDESLLHPAVAYGYFPCGREGNDVVVFDQDGSRQLGRFSLPRQRGGNRYCIADFYRDLVEGGPSDVLPMQAVTMGEQASVFAQQLFEADSYSDYLFFHGLAVQMAEALAEWTHARVRLECGFADPEGMPLKDVLAQRYRGSRYSFGYPACPNVADSRQQLLWLGADRVGLSMDEGDQLHPEQSTTALVALHSKARYFSA, encoded by the coding sequence ATGCAGGCAGTTCAGACGAAGTCCATCACTGAATCATCCCGCTTCCTCAAGCGTCTGCACGATCCCAGTCGCCCTGTTCTGGTGTTTGACGGTGCCACTGGCACCTCCCTTCAGCAGATGGATCTTTCGGCCGATGATTTCGGCGGGGAAGTGCTTGAGGGTTGTAATGAAAACCTTGTGGTCACGCGTCCTGACGCGGTGCAGGCCGTGCATCGCCAGTTTTTGGAGGCGGGTTGTGATGTGATCGAGACGGACACCTTCGGTGCGGCGTCCGTGGTGTTGGCGGAATACGACCTTGAGGATCAGGCTTTCGTTCTCAACAAACGGGCAGCGGAACTGGCACGTGAGATCGCTGATGAATACAGCACTGCAGAAAAGCCGCGCTTCGTGGCCGGTTCGATGGGGCCCACCACCAAGCTCCCAACCCTTGGCCACATTGATTTCGACACGCTGAGGGCTTCCTTCCGAGATCAGGCGGCAGGCCTGATTGCCGGCGATGTGGATCTGTTCATCATCGAGACCTGTCAGGATGTTCTCCAGATCAAGGCAGCACTTCAGGGCGTTGAGGATGCCTTCTCCGCTAGTGGACAACGACGGCCATTGATGGTGTCCGTGACGATGGAGACCACGGGAACCATGTTGGTTGGCTCGGATATCGCGGCCGTGGTCTCCATTCTTGAACCATTCCCGATTGATGTGCTCGGTTTGAACTGTGCGACCGGTCCAGAGCAAATGAAGGAACACATCAAGTATCTGGCCGAATATTCGCCCTTTGTGGTGAGCTGCATCCCCAATGCCGGTCTTCCGGAGAACATCGGCGGCGTCGCCCATTACCGGCTCACCCCCATCGAGCTGAAAATGCAGCTCATGCACTTTGTTGAGGATCTTGGTGTTCAGGTGATTGGTGGCTGCTGTGGCACCACACCGGCCCATATCAAAGCGCTGTCAGAAATTTCCGATGAACTGAAACCCGCCGACCGGCATGTGAGGACACATCACCTTGAACGGCAGCAGCTGGGCTATGAACCGGCAGCAGCTTCGCTGTACGGAGCAACGCCCTATTTCCAGGACAATTCCTTCCTGATCATCGGCGAGCGATTGAATGCGAGCGGGTCCAAAAAGGTGCGTGAACTTCTCAATGAAGAAGATTGGGATGGCCTTGTTGGTCTGGCACGTGGGCAGGTGAAGGAGAACGCTCATGTTCTCGATGTCAATGTCGACTATGTGGGACGCGACGGCGAGAAAGATATGCATGAACTGGTGACCCGTGTTGTCACCAATGTGAATCTGCCACTGATGCTCGACTCAACTGAGTGGCAGAAAATGGAGGCGGGACTGAAAGTTGCCGGTGGTAAATGCATCCTCAATTCCACGAATTATGAGGATGGTGATGAGCGTTTTTTCAAGGTGCTTGAACTCGCTCGCCGTTACGGCGCAGCTGTAGTAGTTGGCACCATTGATGAGGAAGGTATGGCGCGAACGGCTGAAAAAAAAGTCGCCATCGCAAAACGTGCCTACAGAGATGCTGTTGAGTTTGGGATCCCAGCCCGAGAGATTTTTTACGACCCGCTTGCACTGCCCATTTCAACGGGAATTGAAGAGGACCGCCGCAATGCCATCGAAACAATTGAAGCGATTCGCCAGATTCGCAGCGAACTTCCAGGAGTTCACGTTGTGCTCGGTGTCTCGAATGTGAGCTTCGGACTTTCTCCTGCCGCCAGGATTACGCTCAATTCCGTATTCCTCCACGACTGCTGTGAGGCAGGCATGGATGCTGCAATTGTTTCTCCCGCGAAGATTCTGCCTCTAATCAAGATTGAGGAGGGTCATCAACAGGTTTGTCGCGATCTGATCAACGATTCCCGACGATTTGATGGGGATGTCTGTATCTATGACCCCCTAACTGAGCTCACCACACTGTTTGAGGGTGTCAGCACCAAGGAGGCCCGCTCTTCAGGTCCCTCTTTGGCCGATCTCCCCGTTGAGGAAAGGCTCAAGCAGCACATCATTGATGGAGAACGGATCGGACTTGAGGATGCTCTCAATGAGGGGCTTGAAAATTACAAACCACTCGAGATTGTTAACACATTCCTTCTCGACGGGATGAAGGTTGTTGGTGAATTATTTGGCTCTGGTCAAATGCAGCTTCCATTCGTTTTGCAATCTGCGGAAACCATGAAATCAGCTGTTGCTTTCCTTGAGCCGCATATGGAGAAAAGCGATGGTGCGCGGTCGGCAAAGGCAAAATTTTTGATTGCCACAGTGAAGGGGGATGTTCATGATATTGGTAAAAATCTTGTTGATATCATCCTCACTAATAACGGATATGAAGTGATTAATTTGGGTATTAAACAGGATGTTGGAGCCATTATTGCTGCTCAAGAAGAGCATCAGGCTGACTGCATCGCCATGAGTGGACTTCTTGTGAAATCCACCGCATTCATGAAAGACAATCTCTCTGCTTTCAATGAAGCTGGAATCACTGTTCCAGTGGTTCTGGGTGGAGCTGCTCTGACTCCGAGATTTGTCAATAAGGATTGCAGTGAGGTGTACAACGGCAAAGTTCTCTACGGAAGAGACGCATTTACAGATCTGCGTTTCATGGATGCCTTTGTGGATGCCCGTCAGTCCGATGCCTGGGACAACGAAAAGGGATTCCTCAACGGCACCCCCGAGGGCCTTTCGCTTGGGGGTGATTTGGGTTCCAGCTCGGAGCCAGGAACGACCGATGATTCGACGCCAAGCGAAACTCTGAAGCAGGCCAAGGTCGACTCGGTGCCTGTCAGTTTCGATCGATCGGAAACGGTGCCTGAGGAAGCAGCTGTTCAGCCTTTGTTCCTGGGTCCGAAGGTGTTGCAGGGAGACGCTGAAATACCTCTGCCGGAGGTGATGGCCTATCTCGATCGACAGGCTCTGTTCGCCGGTCAGTGGCAGATGCGCAAGGTCAAAGGTCAGTCACGGGAGGACTATGAGGCTGATCTGCAAGCCAAGGCAGAACCCGTTCTGCAGGCCTGGCTTGAACGCGCAATCGATGAAAGCCTTCTGCACCCTGCAGTTGCCTATGGCTATTTCCCCTGCGGGCGTGAGGGCAATGATGTCGTGGTCTTTGACCAGGATGGATCACGTCAGCTTGGCCGCTTTTCACTGCCACGCCAGCGTGGCGGCAACCGCTACTGCATCGCCGACTTTTACAGGGACCTCGTTGAGGGAGGTCCCAGCGATGTTTTGCCGATGCAGGCGGTCACCATGGGAGAACAGGCGTCAGTCTTTGCTCAACAGCTGTTCGAGGCAGATTCCTACAGCGACTACCTGTTCTTCCACGGACTGGCCGTCCAGATGGCCGAAGCTCTTGCCGAATGGACTCATGCCCGCGTGAGGCTTGAATGCGGATTTGCGGATCCCGAAGGGATGCCGCTCAAGGATGTGTTGGCCCAGCGCTACCGAGGCAGTCGTTACTCCTTTGGCTACCCGGCTTGTCCCAACGTTGCAGATTCACGGCAGCAGCTGCTGTGGCTTGGCGCTGACCGTGTCGGCCTGAGCATGGATGAGGGCGACCAGCTGCATCCGGAGCAGAGCACCACGGCACTGGTGGCTTTGCACAGCAAAGCCCGCTATTTCAGCGCTTAG
- a CDS encoding DUF4090 family protein, whose amino-acid sequence MDLSGPGAIDEAINAGIDLDGSPLPAQMLTLYREVMTLESQRKRSGVRKSMRNRVVKTGAKHFDQETLNQRLIDAGWEGLKAKEISFFYG is encoded by the coding sequence ATGGATCTCAGTGGGCCCGGCGCCATCGATGAGGCGATCAATGCAGGGATCGATCTGGATGGATCACCTTTGCCTGCTCAGATGCTGACGCTTTACAGGGAAGTGATGACCCTTGAAAGCCAGCGCAAGCGCAGCGGTGTACGCAAGTCGATGCGCAATCGGGTGGTCAAGACAGGCGCCAAGCATTTTGACCAGGAAACGCTGAATCAGCGCCTGATCGATGCTGGATGGGAGGGTCTGAAGGCTAAGGAGATCAGCTTCTTCTACGGCTGA
- a CDS encoding DUF2237 family protein yields the protein MSSETSPQTDCQAVDLNVLGKPLEVCSCQPMTGWFRDGHCRTDVGDLGRHSVCCVMTESFLSYSRAQGNDLSTPMPQFGFPGLQPGDHWCVCAPRWKEAHEDGMAPPVLLESTESSTVEIIPLEILKKHAHQGMT from the coding sequence ATGAGCTCTGAAACATCGCCCCAAACCGATTGCCAGGCCGTTGATCTGAACGTTCTAGGTAAGCCTCTGGAGGTGTGTAGCTGTCAACCAATGACCGGTTGGTTCCGGGATGGACATTGTCGAACCGATGTGGGGGATCTCGGACGTCACAGCGTCTGCTGCGTGATGACGGAAAGCTTTCTCAGCTACAGCAGGGCCCAAGGCAATGATCTGAGCACCCCGATGCCCCAGTTTGGTTTCCCTGGTCTTCAACCTGGTGATCACTGGTGTGTATGCGCCCCTCGCTGGAAGGAAGCCCATGAAGATGGAATGGCTCCGCCGGTTCTCCTGGAGTCCACCGAATCCAGCACTGTTGAGATCATTCCACTGGAGATTCTGAAAAAGCATGCTCACCAGGGAATGACCTGA